The Desulfovibrio sp. G11 region ACTCCTGTACCCTGCGGGCGGCGCTTTGTTGTTCTACCGCCCTGGCTGGCGGACAGTGAGGAGTTTTCTGACCGCGTCAAGGTGTTCATCGAACCCAAAAGTGCCTTTGGTACCGGCCATCACGCGACCACGGCCCTGTGCCTCATGGTACTGAGCGACCTGCTGGATGCGGGGCGTCTGTCGCCCGGCGAAACGTTTCTGGATCTCGGCACGGGGTCCGGGGTGCTGGGAATTGCCTGCTGCAAGAGCGGCCTGCGGGGTGAAGGGCTTGATATTGATTCTCTTGCTGTGGAAAACGCCCTGGAAAACCGCACGCTCAACGAGGTAGAAGAATTTGCGGTGGGGCAGGGCAGTATAGATGCCGTGCCGGGCAAAACCTATGACCTTGTGCTGGCAAATATTCTGGCACGGCCCCTCATTGAGCTTGCTCCGCTTATTGTGCAGGCCTGCAAGCCGGGCGCGTGCCTTGTGCTTTCGGGACTGCTTGAAATTCAGGCTGACAGTGTTGAAGCGGCCTACACGGCCCAGTGTCTGCCCAGGCCCCGGCGCGTGCTGGACGGTGAATGGTGCGCTCTGGTGTGGGATTAGGCTGTGGCGGGCGGCATGGCTGCTTCGCCTGTTGAAGGCATGCTTGCCGCCCCGGAGTACGGTTCGGGCGTTGCGGCGGCGGGTCAGTCAGTAATCTGGCTGCCGCCGGACAGCGCCCTGCTGTGGACATGGGGCCTGCTGCTGGCACTGGGGGTGGCGGTTCAGCTTTTGGGGCTGTTGTTGCGGCGCAGGTTTTTTCTGGGGGGCGGCGCCAGCCTTGTATGCTGTGCGGCCCTGCTGGACCGTGATCCCACCCTGCTTACAGGGCAGATTCTGTTGCTGGCCGGTCTTTTATGGCTGTGCGGCCCTGCTGCGGAATCCCGGTCAGGCTTCCTGCGTAAACTATCAGGGCCTAAGCCCAGATCATGAGGCCAGGTCATAAGCCCAGCCCATGAGCCAGATTCTGACATCGGAGCATGCTGCAAAAAACTTCCGGCGCAATGTTCTTTGCAGAAACTCTCCTGCTAGCGGCGAACGTTTCTGTCGACCATGGGGCCCTGGCATGCTTGCGTACAGCCGGGGTCTGTTCGGTCATTTCAGTTGCATCTGTTCTTGTGCTCCTGCACGTTTTGCGGGACGTTATTTCGGAGAATTTTCTCCCCATCCCGGGATGGGCGGCGGGCTGTAGTTTTCCAGTTCTTTCAGGCTGCGGCCCGGGCGTACCGGGCGGCCATTGCGTCCCCGCATCACGGGGCCGCAGCTTTGCGGCGCAAGCTCCTCCGGAATGGCGTCGGGGTCCGGTCGCAGAACGTCTTCAGCCCTGGACAGGAAGGGCAGGGGGTCCACCAGGTTGCCCCCGGCATCACGCAGGCCGAAGTGCAGGTGCGCCCCCGTGGTGCGCCCCGTACAGCCCACAATACCTATTTTTTCGCCGCGCTGAACTTTTTTCCCCTTGCGCACCAGCGTTTTTTCAAGGTGGGCATAGCGGGCGGTCATGCCGTCATCCTGCCGGATATCCACAACGATGCCTGAAAGGCCGTCTTCGCCGGAACGGATGACTTCGCCGCCTTTGTAGGCCACCACAGGCCAGCCCAGGCGGGCACGCAGGTCAACGCCGTTGTGCTCGCGCACCACCATGCCCCGGCGGCTCAGCCAGGTGGGCATGCGGCGCGGGCCAAAGGGCGATGTTACCATTTCTTCAAGCGGCGGCAGCTGGCGAACCTGCAATGCAGCGGGCAGGGATTCTGCGACGGACTCTGTTTTTGCAGCCGCGTCATCTTGCTGGGCGGCTGCCGGTGGCGGTCCGCTTTTGTCTGACGGCAGCGCATGGGCGCTGTGCGCCTGGTCGCGCGCCGGGCTGGAAAGATGGCCTGGTTCATCCGCAAAAGCGGGCAGTCGGCCCCAGGCTGCCGTTACAAGGAGCAGATTCAACAGGAGTATGGCGTTGCGCATGTATGACGTCGTTAAGCGGCGTGTTACGCCGGTAAAATGTCTGTTTGTCGCCCGGAAGGGCATGCTCCGAGCTGTGCTGTTGCTTCCTGCGCTGTTTTCTGCTTACCTGTGAAGCGGCACAGCAGAGCCTGCGCGTCGCCAGGGTGACAGCATGCCGGTTTCAGGTACAGCATTCCGTTGGCGGCAGCAAGTTTTCCACATATGGCGGTTATTCCCGCCAAAGGAGATGGCATGAAAAAACGCGCTATTGCTGAACTGGTCACTGGCCGCAAGGCTGTTGACGGCGCGGGCGTACACCTTGTGCGTGTGCTTGGGTCGCCCACAGTCCGTACTTTTGACCCCTTTCTTATGCTTGACGCTTTTGATTCCCACAATCCTGACGACTACATCAAGGGTTTTCCCACCCATCCGCATCGGGGTATAGAAACCTTCACCTATCTCATGAGAGGGCGCATCGACCACGAAGACAGCCTGGGCAATGCCGGAAGCATTGTTGATGGAGGTTGCCAGTGGATGACGGCGGGCAGCGGCATTCTGCATCAGGAGATGCCGCTGCCTTCACGGCAGATGCTTGGCTTGCAGCTGTGGATCAACCTGCCCCGCGACCGTAAGATGGTGGACCCGGAATACAGGGATATCAAGGCCGATATGGTTCCGGCAGTAGAGGAAGGCGGCGCCCGTGTAGCCATTGTGGCCGGAGAATACAAAGGCACGGCCGGAGCTACACGCGGTGATCATGTGGATGTGACTTTTCTGGATATAAGCCTCAAACCCGGTGCGCTCTGGAGTATGGAAACCCGCCCGCAGGAAACCGTCTTCGCCTATATGGTGGAAGGTGAATGTGAGCTGTCCGGCGATGGCGGGGTGATCCCGCACAGAAACGCCTGCCTGTTTACGCTCGGCGACAGCCTGAGCCTTGTGGGCGGGGCCGAAGGCGCGCGCTTTGTGCTGGTTTCCGGCACGCCCCTGCGTGAGCCGGTGGCCTGGGGCGGTCCTATTGTCATGAACACGGATGAAGAACTGAAGCAGGCTTTTTTTGAGCTGGAAGACGGTACGTTCATCAGGCATGCCCCACACGGTAAGGCTGGCTGATGGCGCAAGCAGGGTGATCCTGCGGGGTGAAGCTGCCCATACCGGTCAGCTCTTGCCCTGCAGGAAGTATGTGCCGGTATATGTATGCGGCTGTTTTTCTGTGATTTACCCGCTTGACAGGCATGTGACGCGGGCTTAACGAAAAATATGGATCCGGCAAAATGGAGTAGAGCCATGCGTACATCTTTTTTTGCGTTTTTTCGTCATGGCGCTGTGGCGCTTCTGGCTGCGGCAGTCATACTATGCGCCCCGGTTGTGCCGCAAGCGGCCCCGGCCAGCACTCAGGAACACGGGCAGGGCAGCCTGCGTGTTCTTGCAACAACCTATCCGGTCTATCTGCTGGCGCGCAACGTGGCCCAGGCGCAACCCCATGTTCAGGTGGATCTGCTTATTCCGGCACAGACCGGTTGCCCCCACGATTACGCCCTGAGCCCCGGAGACATGAAAAAACTTGCCGAGGCTGATGTTCTTTTGCTGAACGGTCTGGGTATGGACGATTTTTTGCAAAAAGCTCTGTCTGCGGGCAAGCCGGGGCTGGTTGTGGTCGACAGCAGTGAAGGCGTCATTCCCTTGCGCTCGGCAGGGGCCGGGGCTGAACATGCCGATCACGACCACGATCACGATGACTCCGGGCATGGCGCGCACAGCCATGCCGAACACGCGTCTCACAGTCACGGTCCGGAAGCGCATGGCCACGAGCATGGTCACGCTCACGGACACCATCACCACGGCGGCCTCAACCCGCATGCCTTTACAAGCCCGCGCCAGGCCAGCATTATGGTAGGCAACATGGCCCGGGGCCTTGCCAAGGCCGACCCGCAGAATGCCGCCGCCTACGAAGCCGCCGCCCGGTCTTATGCCAATGTTCTGCTTGATCTGGGCAGGCGCCTTGCGGCGCTGGGGGGCAAGGCGTCCAACAGAGGCATAGTGCTCATGCATGATGCCCTGGCCTACATGGCCCGCGATGGCGGCCTTGAAGTCATTGCCGTCATTCAGGAAAGTGAAGACGCACAACCTTCGGCCGCGCGTCTTGTCCAGATTGCCAAAAACGTACGCGAGCACAGGCCCGCCCTGATCATAAGCGAGCCGCAATATACGGATAAGCCCGTACAGGCGCTTGCGCGCGAGACGGGAGTTCCCGCCGTTTCGCTCGACTCTCTGGCTTCCGGGCCGGCTTCTCCACCACTGGACTACTATGAGAAAACCATGAGCAATAATCTTGATATCCTTGAGAAGCACCTTGAGCAGCGCTGACACGGCCGCCCCTGATCTTGTTTTTGACCATGTGCATGTGTGTCAGGGTGGGCGTTCCATTCTGGATGATGTGTACGCCACAGTACCGGCCGGAAGCAGCACGGTGATTGTCGGACCCAACGGAGCAGGTAAAACCACGCTTCTGCTGTGCCTTATCGGTGAAATGCCCTATACGGGGCGTATTATTGCGGCAGGCCGGGCAAGCCTGCCGCGTACTGCGTACGTGCCGCAACATCTGTATCTGGATGCCAGCCTGCCCTTGCGGGTGGGTGAATTTTTGGCACTCAACCGCCAACGCCGCCCGCTGTGGCTCGGCCTCTACGGTCCAGAACGGGCAAAGGCGCGGGACCTTCTGCGTATGGTGCGGGCAGAACAGCTTGAAGAACGCCGTATGAGCGACCTTTCCGGCGGCGAAACGCGTCGGGTACTGCTGGCCG contains the following coding sequences:
- a CDS encoding 50S ribosomal protein L11 methyltransferase, giving the protein MKKIFQLEAIVGEDAYDQALGLLTLEVPFGWEEESLPTGESRFRVHCENADFIRNLCNVFEVRLPGARCAVQSLEEQDWVAAWKQFFTPVPCGRRFVVLPPWLADSEEFSDRVKVFIEPKSAFGTGHHATTALCLMVLSDLLDAGRLSPGETFLDLGTGSGVLGIACCKSGLRGEGLDIDSLAVENALENRTLNEVEEFAVGQGSIDAVPGKTYDLVLANILARPLIELAPLIVQACKPGACLVLSGLLEIQADSVEAAYTAQCLPRPRRVLDGEWCALVWD
- a CDS encoding M23 family metallopeptidase; protein product: MRNAILLLNLLLVTAAWGRLPAFADEPGHLSSPARDQAHSAHALPSDKSGPPPAAAQQDDAAAKTESVAESLPAALQVRQLPPLEEMVTSPFGPRRMPTWLSRRGMVVREHNGVDLRARLGWPVVAYKGGEVIRSGEDGLSGIVVDIRQDDGMTARYAHLEKTLVRKGKKVQRGEKIGIVGCTGRTTGAHLHFGLRDAGGNLVDPLPFLSRAEDVLRPDPDAIPEELAPQSCGPVMRGRNGRPVRPGRSLKELENYSPPPIPGWGENSPK
- a CDS encoding pirin family protein; the protein is MKKRAIAELVTGRKAVDGAGVHLVRVLGSPTVRTFDPFLMLDAFDSHNPDDYIKGFPTHPHRGIETFTYLMRGRIDHEDSLGNAGSIVDGGCQWMTAGSGILHQEMPLPSRQMLGLQLWINLPRDRKMVDPEYRDIKADMVPAVEEGGARVAIVAGEYKGTAGATRGDHVDVTFLDISLKPGALWSMETRPQETVFAYMVEGECELSGDGGVIPHRNACLFTLGDSLSLVGGAEGARFVLVSGTPLREPVAWGGPIVMNTDEELKQAFFELEDGTFIRHAPHGKAG
- a CDS encoding metal ABC transporter substrate-binding protein, with amino-acid sequence MRTSFFAFFRHGAVALLAAAVILCAPVVPQAAPASTQEHGQGSLRVLATTYPVYLLARNVAQAQPHVQVDLLIPAQTGCPHDYALSPGDMKKLAEADVLLLNGLGMDDFLQKALSAGKPGLVVVDSSEGVIPLRSAGAGAEHADHDHDHDDSGHGAHSHAEHASHSHGPEAHGHEHGHAHGHHHHGGLNPHAFTSPRQASIMVGNMARGLAKADPQNAAAYEAAARSYANVLLDLGRRLAALGGKASNRGIVLMHDALAYMARDGGLEVIAVIQESEDAQPSAARLVQIAKNVREHRPALIISEPQYTDKPVQALARETGVPAVSLDSLASGPASPPLDYYEKTMSNNLDILEKHLEQR